Below is a window of Plutella xylostella chromosome 15, ilPluXylo3.1, whole genome shotgun sequence DNA.
gaaatataaaCCTTGTTTAGTGATCAAATTCCACCTATGATTAACGTCCATTACCGCGGTATAACGACATACTTATTACGGTAGTGTGGATCGCCCATTATTACGGATATATAAATCCCCAGTTCCCTGTTGTAGAGTAGTAGATATaggtaactagctgttcccgcgcgcttcgcttcgccttaaaaagttttcccgtgggaattccgggataaaaagtagcctatgttctttcccggggtctagaccgtatgtataccaaatttcattcaaatccattcagtagttttggcgtgaaagagtaacagacagacagacacagttactttcacatttataatattagtaaggatgtGGTTGTGGAAGGTAGGTGGTTCCGAAAAGGCGAATTCACCAATGAACTAATATAACACTCAAACATTGTACTTagcacttttcgccagtgttattttagtcccaatgtaatagggggctggcctattgccattttacgggcaccaAGACcagagaacaaatatctgccccagccgggaatcgaacccaggacctttggctcagtagtcagggtcactaaccactacgccattcggtcgttgaactaatatagtaggtaatattagTAAACACTACTAAGGCCCTAACGTGTGTTTAACAATGGAGTCAAggaataaaagaaaaacttttatcaataaatttattacgtCAGCTTAGTACAATCTCTGGGGGGGTCCCATGGTAGACTTCATGTGAAGAGACCTGACGTTCTGCCAGTGCTTCTTCAGCAGGGACACCAGGAAGTTGATGGAGAGATGCACGTTCTGTGCCAGCTCATCGGGGGTCATGTCCACGTGGCCAACAGCTACAGACAAGCAGAGAACCTGGAAACAACAAAAGTCTCATTTAATATAAATCGGTTTTGAACTCACTTATCATGTTCCATAAATAATGATCACAAAATACACCTAATTAGGGGCTTTGCAGTTCAATAGACTTCAGTAAAGTAAGTGCAAAGATAGAGCTCTGCATAGTCTGCATGACAAATTCAAAGAACAATTTACACAAGTTCTACAATTTAATTACCTTCTTCATCTGGAACTTGATGGTGGCCTTGACCTCATCAATCTTCATGGACATGGACTCCTGGTGGGAGAGCAGACCAGGGAACTTGCCGGCCTTGTTCAGACCAGGACCCAGCAGACGGGGAATCTGCTTGATGAGGGACTCGGAAGCAAGGAATGCATCATACCTGGCAATtaacaacattataattaGCATTGTTCTCTGCCAAGattcaattaaaactaaatagcTTGCTGCTATTTTCAAAGGATACTGATTTATGAAGTCTTAATTTTAAAGAACTACAATCCAGTGCATGTAAACTAAAGGTTTTCTTTGGCTTGACTATTTCACAAAGAATCATAGGTTGGTGGATCCTTTTCAGCTCAGTAACTGTTACAAATAAACATGACTTACTTCTTGGCTAGTTTCTTAACAAGCTTCTTGTTCTTGTTAAGTTTTTTCAGGGCTTCAGCATCCATGCATGGTACATCAGCCGCCTTGGCTTCATCACAGTGCTGCTGGTCTCCCAGGACACACACCTGCATCTTAGGCCTAGGGATGTACTTCAGCCTGGAAGGAATTATTGtggtatttaattatttatgtaggttaaTTCCAACTTTGTGTATTTAGAAAATATGGAATCAGTTGAGGTTTGTCATCAATATCAACAGATAATACATGCAATTTATAGCATCatttaggtatacatacatagggcAATACCCCATTCTGTAAATAGGATAGATTAAAATTGACCATGTGCCTATTTTAATAGACATGATGAATGTATACCTTGAAAGAACTTAATAACATACGTATTTCTTACCACAACACCAGTTTACATGATAATTGCGGTGAGCTAAAGCTAACCTACCCGTTATTTAAAGACTCTGGGTGGAGTCCCGTCAGGAGAGCCTGACTCCCTGTCCAGACACATTTTAGTGAAATTTCAACTATAAAGTTTAACAGTTCAGGTGTTCACATTATATTCCACGAAAATGCTCTTTCCAGGTAAACGTACTTGACGGTGCCGGAGAAACGCTTGTCCTTCTGGGGATCATAGTTCTTCAGGCCGATTTGCAATTCGACAGTCTCCAAGAAATTACGTTTCTTGTCCTTTGAATTTTGGAGTACGGCATTGACGCACTCGTACAATGTATCACGAGATACTTTAGACCTGAAAATAGAAATGTTTGAACATGGGTTAAGAGGTTATGTTTCGTACAACTATTCAAATAAAAGTCAACaaccaaaaaatatgaaagcGATTACGTAGATACAGagctaaaatataaattaaatacagaattgatgaataaatattcataCAGTAAGAGATTTATAAGGATTACTTACGACATTTTACGAGGAAAACCTCCTTACTCAAGAACGTCAACCAATAAAAAGAACaagaataaaaaaagaacaactgtcaatgtcagttCTACCAACTCTGTGACTCTGTGGTCAGTTCAAGTACAGACTACACATTGGTAACAAAAATTCACAGAATAAAAAGTGTCACAAAATACTTATTCTAAGCATGAGGTTTCCCATCATCACCCACCTAGAACCGACTATAGACCGTTTCACCGgataattaatatgtataaacccttattacattggaATAAGGTTGGATTTTGTCTTTTTAAGTCATGTTATTTGATGAAACGCTCTATAGTCTATATATAGGATcatatttgatattttaacTATTGTTACTATCGCGATTCGTGTGAATGTGCTTGCTTGCAGTTGTTTTCGTGCAAATGCTACAAATAACGTATGTGTAAATAAGAAGGATGCTTAAAAGAAAGttgcatatttattattttgtcgcTCTTTGTCCAAAACAAGAGTGTTAGGTGACCTTGGCTGGGGATAGCGTGGAAATGTATGTTGCCAAGTGGCCCCCTGTAGGGCAGGATCGCACAGCCACCATCCATACTGAAACAAATAGCGtaagataagtaggtactgtcCCACTGGCAAATAAGTTTAGAAAA
It encodes the following:
- the LOC105390433 gene encoding 60S ribosomal protein L10a; this encodes MSSKVSRDTLYECVNAVLQNSKDKKRNFLETVELQIGLKNYDPQKDKRFSGTVKLKYIPRPKMQVCVLGDQQHCDEAKAADVPCMDAEALKKLNKNKKLVKKLAKKYDAFLASESLIKQIPRLLGPGLNKAGKFPGLLSHQESMSMKIDEVKATIKFQMKKVLCLSVAVGHVDMTPDELAQNVHLSINFLVSLLKKHWQNVRSLHMKSTMGPPQRLY